In the genome of Nocardioides marmoribigeumensis, one region contains:
- a CDS encoding sugar transferase, whose amino-acid sequence MRGAAYDPLKRAIDIVVATVGLALTAPLQAIIAVLVRRNLGSPVLFRQPRPGKDEQIFELVKFRTMRDQDPERGLVTDADRITPFGATLRSTSLDELPTLWNVLKGDMSLVGPRPLLVQYLSRYSESQRRRHEVRPGVTGLVQVSGRNALTWDQKFKIDVEYVDSRSLRLDLAIVARTFLVTITRRGIAAEGDVTMPEFMGEEVAQS is encoded by the coding sequence ATGAGGGGCGCGGCCTACGACCCGCTCAAGCGGGCGATCGACATCGTTGTCGCGACGGTTGGCCTGGCGCTCACCGCTCCACTTCAGGCGATCATCGCCGTCCTTGTCCGCCGCAACCTCGGCTCGCCAGTCCTGTTCCGTCAGCCGCGGCCCGGCAAGGACGAGCAGATCTTCGAGCTCGTGAAGTTCCGGACTATGCGCGACCAGGATCCCGAGCGGGGTCTGGTCACCGACGCCGACCGGATCACGCCGTTCGGCGCCACGCTGCGGTCGACCAGCCTCGACGAGCTGCCCACCCTCTGGAACGTGCTCAAGGGAGACATGAGCCTCGTCGGCCCCAGGCCGCTACTGGTCCAGTACCTGTCCCGTTACAGCGAGTCACAGCGCAGGCGCCACGAGGTCCGTCCGGGCGTCACCGGGTTGGTGCAGGTCAGCGGCCGCAACGCGCTCACGTGGGACCAGAAGTTCAAGATCGACGTCGAGTACGTCGACTCGCGCAGCCTGCGCTTGGACCTTGCGATCGTCGCCCGCACGTTCCTGGTGACTATCACCAGGCGGGGGATCGCTGCCGAGGGTGACGTCACGATGCCCGAGTTCATGGGCGAGGAGGTGGCGCAGTCGTGA
- a CDS encoding DegT/DnrJ/EryC1/StrS family aminotransferase, with translation MSFDVYLSAPDVGALEEEYLVRALRSGWAAPAGPDLDSFEQEMAERVGVGYAVGLASGTAGLHLVLRSWGVGPGDVVVVPTFTFVATANAVIYTGATPYFVDCEMSTGNLDPHLLDQALDDLASQGSRVPVVVAVDMLGKAADYTRLQEVCDRHGARLLSDAAESLGASHADVPAGAHGDVAVVSFNGNKVMTTSGGGMLLTDDAALAAHVRKMATQAREPAVHYEHAELGFNYRLSNLLAALGRAQLSRLDAMIARRRGWRDQYRQLFAGAEGVEILGGTDDVQDNCWLTALTVDPEQSPWSASDLASVLTDAGIESRPVWKPMHLQPLFADHASTLSGAADRLFATGITLPSGSGMTDDQFDGVVEVIQRKVLST, from the coding sequence TTGAGTTTCGATGTCTACCTGTCCGCACCCGATGTCGGGGCGCTCGAGGAGGAGTATCTCGTCCGTGCCCTGAGGTCCGGCTGGGCTGCGCCCGCCGGTCCTGATCTGGACTCGTTCGAGCAGGAAATGGCGGAGCGGGTCGGAGTGGGCTACGCCGTCGGCCTCGCCTCTGGGACTGCGGGCCTCCACCTCGTCCTCCGTTCATGGGGAGTTGGGCCGGGTGACGTGGTGGTCGTCCCGACGTTCACCTTCGTCGCCACGGCGAATGCTGTCATCTACACCGGGGCGACCCCCTACTTCGTGGACTGCGAGATGTCCACGGGCAATCTTGACCCCCACCTGCTGGATCAGGCGCTCGACGACCTCGCATCGCAGGGTTCGCGCGTGCCGGTCGTGGTCGCTGTCGACATGCTGGGCAAAGCAGCGGACTACACCCGTCTCCAGGAGGTGTGTGACCGTCACGGCGCGCGCTTGCTGAGCGACGCTGCTGAGTCCCTGGGGGCAAGCCACGCAGACGTGCCCGCGGGCGCTCACGGCGATGTCGCCGTCGTGTCGTTCAACGGCAACAAGGTGATGACAACCTCCGGTGGCGGCATGCTCCTCACCGACGACGCAGCCCTGGCCGCTCATGTGCGCAAGATGGCGACTCAGGCACGCGAGCCTGCAGTGCACTACGAGCACGCGGAGCTCGGCTTCAACTACCGGCTCTCCAATCTGCTCGCAGCCCTCGGTCGCGCGCAGCTGAGCAGACTCGACGCGATGATCGCGCGCCGACGCGGGTGGCGCGACCAATACCGTCAGCTCTTCGCTGGAGCTGAGGGCGTGGAGATCCTAGGGGGGACGGACGACGTGCAGGACAACTGCTGGCTCACGGCCCTCACGGTTGACCCTGAGCAGTCACCCTGGAGCGCGTCAGACCTTGCCTCTGTGCTCACTGACGCCGGCATCGAGTCCCGACCTGTCTGGAAGCCGATGCACCTGCAGCCGCTGTTTGCGGACCACGCCAGCACCCTGTCCGGGGCCGCGGATCGTCTCTTCGCCACGGGCATCACGCTCCCGTCCGGTTCGGGCATGACCGACGACCAGTTCGACGGCGTGGTCGAGGTCATCCAGCGCAAGGTCCTGAGCACATGA
- a CDS encoding polysaccharide biosynthesis protein, with product MLVFFAVVATCGHLALGSTFKLQQGRYQIGALEELMVLSLVATTVGGALTVANLIGHRLVPGTVPPVATILALLMMCWVRGFYRSAADLDFRPARGAVDAGARRVIVFGAGNAGRQLITSMLRDPAAAWRPVALLDDDQSLRHRRIRGVRVLGGREALADTARRHEADALVIAIPSARADLVRELQDLGLEAGVAVKVLPATAELMNAGRVEISDIRDIEVTDLLGRHQIDTDIEAVAGYLTGKRVLVTGAGGSIGSELCRQIAKFGPDELIMLDRDESALHAVQLSIYGKAMLDSDDVVLADIRDSLFIDTLFEQRKPHVVFHAAALKHLPMLEQYPGEAIKTNVWGTLSILEAAKAHGVERFVNISTDKAANPCSVLGYSKRLAEGLTAAIAPQADGTYLSVRFGNVLGSRGSVLTAFAAQIANGGPVTVTDPSVTRYFMTVQEAVQLVIQAAAIGRDGEALVLDMGEPVSIDGVARQLIDLSGKDVEVVYTGLREGEKMHEELWGDGEPDLRPAHPLVSHTPVPAFAPTIARELDPWASKREVIAEFRKHATSLSVRIPGQRAASPASQSVGAGA from the coding sequence ATGCTCGTCTTCTTCGCGGTGGTCGCCACCTGCGGCCATCTGGCACTGGGGTCGACGTTCAAGCTCCAGCAGGGCCGCTACCAGATCGGCGCCCTCGAGGAGCTGATGGTCCTGAGCCTCGTCGCCACCACCGTGGGCGGAGCATTGACGGTCGCCAACCTGATCGGCCACCGTCTGGTGCCCGGCACGGTGCCCCCGGTCGCAACGATCCTGGCGTTGCTGATGATGTGCTGGGTGCGCGGCTTCTACCGCAGCGCCGCCGACCTCGACTTCCGTCCGGCTCGCGGTGCGGTCGACGCGGGCGCGCGACGCGTGATCGTCTTCGGCGCCGGCAACGCCGGCCGCCAGCTCATCACCTCGATGCTGCGCGATCCGGCCGCGGCCTGGCGCCCGGTCGCGCTCCTCGACGACGACCAGAGCCTGCGCCACCGTCGCATCCGCGGCGTGCGCGTCCTCGGTGGACGTGAGGCCCTCGCCGACACGGCCCGTCGCCACGAAGCCGATGCGCTCGTGATCGCGATCCCCAGTGCCCGGGCCGACCTGGTGCGTGAGCTCCAGGACCTCGGCCTGGAGGCCGGCGTCGCCGTCAAGGTCCTCCCCGCGACTGCCGAGCTGATGAACGCCGGGCGCGTCGAGATCAGCGACATCCGCGACATCGAGGTGACCGACCTGCTCGGTCGGCACCAGATCGACACCGACATCGAGGCCGTCGCCGGCTACCTCACCGGCAAGCGCGTGCTGGTCACGGGCGCCGGAGGCTCAATCGGTTCGGAGCTCTGCCGTCAGATCGCGAAGTTCGGCCCCGACGAGCTGATCATGCTCGACCGCGACGAGTCGGCCCTGCACGCGGTGCAGCTCTCCATCTATGGCAAGGCGATGCTCGACTCCGACGACGTCGTGCTCGCCGACATCCGCGACTCGCTCTTCATCGACACGCTGTTCGAGCAGCGCAAGCCGCACGTAGTGTTCCACGCGGCCGCGCTCAAGCACCTTCCGATGCTGGAGCAATACCCGGGCGAGGCCATCAAGACCAACGTCTGGGGCACCCTGAGCATCCTCGAGGCGGCCAAGGCCCACGGGGTCGAGCGGTTCGTCAACATCTCCACCGACAAGGCCGCCAACCCGTGCAGCGTGCTCGGCTACTCCAAGCGCCTCGCCGAAGGCCTCACGGCTGCGATCGCTCCGCAGGCCGACGGCACCTACCTTTCGGTCCGCTTCGGCAACGTGCTCGGCAGCCGCGGCTCCGTGCTGACAGCCTTCGCGGCGCAGATCGCCAACGGTGGCCCCGTGACGGTGACCGACCCGTCGGTCACGCGCTACTTCATGACCGTGCAGGAAGCCGTCCAGCTCGTCATCCAGGCCGCCGCGATCGGTCGCGACGGCGAAGCCCTCGTGCTCGACATGGGGGAGCCGGTCTCGATCGATGGCGTCGCCCGCCAGCTCATCGACCTGTCCGGCAAGGACGTCGAGGTCGTCTACACCGGCCTCCGTGAGGGCGAGAAGATGCACGAGGAGCTGTGGGGCGACGGGGAGCCCGACCTTCGCCCCGCCCACCCGCTGGTGTCTCACACACCCGTCCCGGCGTTCGCTCCGACGATCGCGCGTGAGCTCGACCCGTGGGCGTCCAAGCGCGAGGTCATCGCGGAGTTCCGCAAGCACGCAACGAGCCTGAGCGTGCGCATCCCGGGTCAGCGGGCGGCGTCGCCTGCCAGTCAGTCGGTGGGTGCCGGAGCTTGA
- a CDS encoding nucleotidyltransferase family protein — translation MSASPGADRLDLDEGVPLGYALVARLAADHDIRALAIKGPTLEELGLRPPRQSLDVDVLVEPGRFDDLLEVLAGAGWSPPAVSATGGHVIPPHSVSMSHPAWPQEIDVHHYFPGFLAPPEVVFDALWRERATMKVAGQPVRVPSRPAAAAVGLLHLLRGGERRVAELEGLLAHLSAALTTPERQQLAVIADATGAAGPLRSSLMRLGVTSSRAASADQEASTAWDLVRDLGAEHTVGWLVTFRRTPLRCWPALLWRALWLTEGELRTRYPAARPGRLGLIGMWVDRWWTGLRALPRAVLLVRDHWHQSGPHRAGRTGD, via the coding sequence TTGTCCGCGTCTCCTGGCGCAGACCGCCTCGACCTCGACGAGGGCGTACCCCTTGGGTATGCCCTCGTCGCGCGTCTGGCTGCTGACCACGACATCCGCGCGCTGGCCATCAAGGGGCCGACCCTGGAGGAGCTGGGTCTGAGGCCTCCGCGCCAGTCGCTGGACGTCGACGTGCTCGTCGAACCCGGACGGTTCGACGACCTGCTCGAGGTGCTCGCAGGCGCCGGGTGGTCACCCCCGGCCGTCTCTGCCACCGGTGGGCACGTGATCCCGCCCCACTCGGTGTCGATGTCGCACCCCGCCTGGCCGCAGGAGATCGACGTTCACCACTACTTCCCCGGGTTCCTCGCCCCGCCGGAGGTGGTCTTCGACGCGTTGTGGCGGGAGCGCGCCACGATGAAGGTCGCCGGCCAGCCAGTGCGGGTCCCGTCGCGGCCCGCAGCCGCCGCCGTGGGGCTCCTCCACCTGCTGCGGGGAGGTGAGCGCCGCGTCGCAGAGCTCGAGGGTCTCCTGGCCCACCTCAGCGCTGCGCTGACCACGCCCGAGCGCCAGCAACTGGCCGTGATCGCCGACGCGACCGGGGCGGCTGGGCCGCTAAGGTCTTCGCTGATGCGTTTAGGGGTGACATCGTCTCGAGCCGCGTCAGCCGACCAGGAAGCTAGTACCGCCTGGGACCTTGTCCGAGACCTCGGCGCGGAGCACACCGTCGGCTGGCTGGTCACGTTCCGGCGGACGCCGCTGCGCTGCTGGCCCGCCCTGCTGTGGCGAGCGCTGTGGCTGACCGAGGGCGAGCTGAGGACGCGCTATCCGGCGGCTCGCCCCGGACGGCTGGGCCTGATTGGCATGTGGGTCGACCGGTGGTGGACCGGGCTCAGGGCTCTCCCGAGGGCGGTCCTGCTCGTCCGGGACCATTGGCACCAATCCGGTCCACATCGCGCTGGCCGAACGGGCGACTGA
- a CDS encoding PqqD family protein, producing the protein MWRRGASVAYVDREGRSALLDLDHLDHPPFVLEGSAAEIWQRIDGVRDHTAIVAELVDLYAEEEAVIGPSVHAFLEDLASRGLIEGVTDA; encoded by the coding sequence GTGTGGCGCCGAGGCGCGTCGGTGGCGTACGTCGACCGCGAGGGCCGTTCGGCCCTGCTCGACCTCGACCACCTCGACCACCCGCCCTTCGTGCTCGAGGGGTCGGCCGCGGAGATCTGGCAGCGCATCGACGGCGTGCGCGACCACACCGCGATCGTCGCTGAGCTGGTCGACCTCTACGCAGAGGAGGAAGCCGTCATCGGTCCGTCGGTCCATGCGTTCCTCGAGGACCTGGCCTCCCGCGGCCTCATCGAGGGGGTGACGGATGCCTGA
- a CDS encoding polysaccharide biosynthesis tyrosine autokinase, with the protein MELRDYLRILRAHWLGVLLITILTIGAASAYTFTRVPVYAADASGFVAIGGSENPALGSLNDQLAKSRATSYVDIAKSRATAQEVNRLLNLDQDPAGLVGRIDVVQPPDTVLLKITARAGSPKDAQELANAWVAALAEQVQSIEDPQNKNANKVPHIVPVESAALPTRPVSPRPERNLALALVLGLMLGFGYAMVRNVLDRRLRTADLVEQRFPVSVVGMVPVSDLLEHKKGERAKLALQGRTEASDDAASGEAFRKLRTNLAFMDVDNPPRVIVVTSPRPGDGKSTVSANLAAAVAAGGQSVVLIDADLRRPSVADSLGLVEGVGLTDVLTGRVDAIDALQEVSGREHMRVMAAGRIPPNPSELLGSNAMRSLVAELGEKYLVILDAPPLLPVTDAALLTANADGALVVISAGRTVDAELNTALNHLTAVRGRALGVIMNKVPRRGAGAYGGYYGYYSDDYTSRRSLTQRSGWRSLFRRSSTPRAERAKLEALAKDREADGDGPGDS; encoded by the coding sequence GTGGAGCTTCGCGACTACCTGAGGATCCTGCGCGCCCATTGGCTCGGGGTCCTCCTCATCACGATCCTCACCATCGGCGCAGCCTCGGCCTACACCTTCACGCGGGTCCCGGTCTATGCCGCGGACGCCAGCGGGTTCGTCGCCATCGGGGGCAGCGAGAACCCGGCCCTGGGCTCGCTCAACGACCAGCTCGCCAAGAGCCGCGCGACGTCGTACGTCGACATCGCCAAGTCCCGCGCGACGGCGCAGGAGGTCAACCGTCTCCTCAACCTCGACCAGGACCCGGCCGGACTGGTCGGGCGCATCGACGTGGTGCAGCCGCCAGACACCGTGCTCCTGAAGATCACCGCACGGGCCGGGAGCCCGAAGGACGCGCAGGAACTCGCCAACGCCTGGGTCGCCGCGCTCGCGGAGCAGGTGCAGTCGATCGAGGACCCGCAGAACAAGAACGCCAACAAGGTGCCGCACATCGTCCCGGTCGAGTCCGCGGCGCTCCCGACCCGACCGGTCTCTCCGCGCCCGGAGCGCAACCTCGCGCTCGCCCTCGTCCTCGGCCTCATGCTCGGCTTCGGCTACGCGATGGTGCGCAACGTGCTCGACCGCCGGCTGCGGACCGCCGACCTGGTCGAGCAGCGCTTCCCGGTCAGTGTCGTCGGCATGGTGCCGGTCTCGGACCTGCTGGAGCACAAGAAGGGGGAGCGGGCCAAGCTTGCCCTCCAGGGCCGCACCGAGGCCTCCGACGACGCCGCGTCGGGCGAGGCCTTCCGCAAGCTGCGGACCAACCTGGCCTTCATGGACGTGGACAACCCGCCGCGCGTGATCGTCGTGACGAGCCCTCGCCCCGGCGACGGCAAGTCGACCGTGTCGGCCAACCTCGCCGCCGCCGTCGCGGCCGGTGGTCAGAGCGTGGTGCTGATCGATGCCGACCTGCGTCGTCCCTCCGTCGCGGACTCGCTCGGACTGGTCGAGGGGGTCGGCCTCACCGACGTGCTCACCGGCCGGGTCGACGCGATCGACGCCCTGCAGGAGGTGTCGGGCCGCGAGCACATGCGGGTGATGGCCGCCGGCCGCATCCCGCCCAACCCGAGCGAGCTGCTCGGCTCCAACGCGATGCGCTCACTGGTGGCGGAGCTCGGGGAGAAGTACCTCGTCATCCTCGACGCCCCGCCGCTCCTCCCGGTCACCGACGCCGCCCTGCTGACCGCAAACGCCGACGGAGCCCTCGTCGTCATCTCCGCCGGGCGCACGGTCGACGCCGAGCTCAACACGGCGCTCAACCACCTCACGGCCGTGCGGGGCCGCGCACTCGGGGTGATCATGAACAAGGTGCCCCGCAGGGGCGCCGGGGCCTACGGCGGCTACTACGGCTACTACTCCGACGACTACACCTCGCGCCGGTCGCTCACCCAGAGGTCCGGCTGGCGCTCGCTGTTCCGGCGCAGCTCGACCCCCAGGGCCGAGCGCGCGAAGCTCGAGGCGCTCGCCAAGGACCGCGAGGCCGACGGCGACGGTCCCGGCGACTCCTGA
- a CDS encoding VanZ family protein: MTPRWWHAALLVALVVEAAVTAWLVLNPSPAAPSRAVLEISGWLSGHGVPDALADGDVVEFVCNIALFVPTGATLRLLVPRVPWWAWFGAGFVVSGAIELLQWGFLDARSATWRDVWANTLGFGLGAVCTVVVEQVRRLRRRRRTNARLAAL; this comes from the coding sequence GTGACGCCCCGCTGGTGGCACGCGGCGCTCCTGGTCGCCCTCGTGGTCGAGGCCGCGGTCACGGCCTGGCTCGTGCTCAACCCGAGCCCAGCCGCTCCGAGCAGGGCCGTGCTCGAGATCAGCGGCTGGCTGAGCGGGCACGGCGTCCCGGACGCGCTCGCGGACGGTGACGTCGTCGAGTTCGTCTGCAACATCGCGCTCTTCGTCCCGACGGGCGCCACCTTGCGGCTGCTCGTCCCGCGCGTCCCCTGGTGGGCCTGGTTCGGAGCCGGCTTCGTCGTCTCCGGTGCGATCGAGCTCCTCCAGTGGGGCTTCCTCGACGCCCGTTCGGCGACCTGGCGCGACGTCTGGGCCAACACGCTGGGCTTCGGCCTCGGGGCCGTGTGCACGGTCGTCGTGGAACAGGTGAGGCGCCTGAGGCGTCGGCGGCGCACAAATGCCCGTTTGGCCGCTTTGTGA
- the ygfZ gene encoding CAF17-like 4Fe-4S cluster assembly/insertion protein YgfZ → MTSPLLSLPGAVAGNGVDAPVAAHYGSFHGEQRTLVGGDGFVDLSHREVLRIAGPDRLAYLHNITSQHFLDLAPGTPTQALVLSPQGHVEHHFHAVDDGEVLLAHTEPGRAATLAEFLDRMKFMMRVEITDATAELAVCWRPSGKFDLVPRARLHEYAEAAGPAAGLWAYDALRIERGEPRFGIDTDHRTIPNEMGWIGPAVHLDKGCYRGQETVARVHTLGRPPRRLTLLHLDGTENRLPTAHAEVTHEGRPVGFVGSSARHHELGPIALAVIKRNVPVDAQLVVDGMPAGQEVLVDPEVGLHVRPKLR, encoded by the coding sequence ATGACCAGCCCGCTCCTCTCCCTGCCCGGCGCGGTCGCCGGCAACGGCGTCGACGCGCCGGTCGCCGCGCACTACGGCTCGTTCCACGGCGAGCAGCGCACGCTGGTGGGCGGCGACGGGTTCGTCGACCTGTCCCACCGCGAGGTGCTGCGGATCGCCGGTCCCGACCGGCTGGCCTACCTGCACAACATCACCAGCCAGCACTTCCTCGACCTCGCGCCCGGCACCCCCACCCAGGCGCTCGTGCTGTCGCCGCAGGGTCACGTCGAGCACCACTTCCACGCGGTCGACGACGGCGAGGTCCTCCTCGCGCACACCGAGCCCGGCCGCGCCGCCACGCTGGCGGAGTTCCTCGACCGGATGAAGTTCATGATGCGCGTCGAGATCACCGACGCCACCGCCGAGCTCGCCGTCTGCTGGCGCCCGAGCGGCAAGTTCGACCTCGTCCCGCGGGCACGCCTCCACGAGTACGCCGAGGCGGCCGGCCCGGCCGCCGGCCTCTGGGCGTACGACGCGCTGCGGATCGAGCGCGGCGAGCCGCGGTTCGGCATCGACACCGACCACCGCACGATCCCCAACGAGATGGGCTGGATCGGCCCGGCGGTGCACCTCGACAAGGGCTGCTACCGCGGCCAGGAGACCGTCGCCAGGGTCCACACGCTCGGCCGCCCGCCCCGCCGCCTGACGCTCCTCCACCTCGACGGCACCGAGAACCGCCTCCCCACAGCCCACGCCGAGGTGACCCACGAGGGCCGCCCCGTCGGATTCGTCGGCAGCAGCGCCCGCCACCACGAGCTCGGCCCGATCGCCCTCGCGGTGATCAAGCGCAACGTCCCGGTCGACGCCCAGCTGGTCGTCGACGGCATGCCCGCCGGCCAGGAGGTCCTGGTCGACCCCGAGGTCGGCCTGCACGTCCGCCCCAAGCTGCGTTGA
- a CDS encoding Fur family transcriptional regulator produces the protein MTTTDWQERLRAQGYRLTPQRELVLAAVERLGHGTPDEILHAVREQSEAVNISTIYRTLELLESLGLVRHTHLSDRAPTYHSTTGPDHVHLKCRSCGEVTEADPELFAPMLESLTVEHGFTVDLGHLTVFGLCGTCGVRD, from the coding sequence GTGACCACGACCGACTGGCAGGAGCGCCTGCGCGCCCAGGGCTACCGCCTGACGCCGCAGCGTGAGCTCGTCCTGGCGGCGGTCGAGCGGCTCGGCCACGGGACCCCCGACGAGATCCTGCACGCGGTGCGGGAGCAGTCCGAGGCGGTCAACATCTCGACGATCTACCGCACGCTCGAGCTGCTCGAGAGCCTCGGCCTGGTGCGGCACACCCACCTGAGCGACCGCGCGCCGACCTACCACTCGACCACGGGCCCCGACCACGTCCACCTCAAGTGCCGCTCCTGCGGGGAGGTCACCGAGGCCGATCCCGAGCTCTTCGCGCCGATGCTGGAGTCCCTCACCGTCGAGCACGGTTTCACCGTCGACCTGGGCCACCTGACCGTCTTCGGACTCTGCGGCACGTGCGGGGTCCGGGACTGA
- a CDS encoding type II toxin-antitoxin system PemK/MazF family toxin, producing MLTSGDVVSLDLGIPQGREAGSSHPAVVVTAQRVLDGDPSVVQVVPLTSTLRGFMSEVVIAPDEANGLTGASAAQCQHVRAVAASRLGSRRGNVGATVLRQVRETLALLLDLPRPAPRLVR from the coding sequence ATGCTGACCTCGGGTGACGTCGTCTCGCTCGACCTCGGCATCCCCCAGGGGCGAGAGGCGGGGTCCAGCCATCCGGCGGTGGTGGTCACTGCTCAACGAGTTCTGGACGGGGACCCCTCCGTCGTGCAGGTCGTTCCCCTGACGTCGACGCTGCGCGGTTTCATGTCCGAGGTCGTGATCGCTCCTGACGAGGCGAACGGCCTGACCGGCGCATCAGCCGCCCAGTGTCAGCACGTCAGAGCCGTGGCGGCCTCTCGCCTGGGGTCAAGGCGAGGCAACGTGGGAGCGACGGTCCTGCGCCAGGTCCGCGAGACGTTGGCGTTGCTGCTCGACCTCCCCCGACCCGCTCCTAGACTCGTCAGGTGA
- a CDS encoding NAD-dependent epimerase/dehydratase family protein, giving the protein MRVVVTGGAGFIGANLCKQLLADGDEVVVLDDLSTGDRRNLEGLHVELHEGSILDRNALDQVLPGADSVVHLAALVSVPWSVEDPFDNHARNATGTLEVLMAARRAGVDHVVVASSAAVYGANPELPKHERMAVAPMTPYAVSKVATEEYAIAFAHCYAMRTIAFRFFNVFGPLQPADHAYAAVIPAFVDAAVAGRALPLEGDGSQTRDFIYVGTVARVLAEAVHRGVSHLEPVNLALGGRTSLKELIAEIERGLGRPVEIDRRPARVGDVPHSQADATSLKTLFPDVEPVPIEQGLRETVQWFLDEAAR; this is encoded by the coding sequence ATGCGCGTCGTCGTCACCGGGGGAGCCGGGTTCATCGGGGCCAACCTCTGCAAGCAGCTGCTCGCGGACGGCGACGAGGTGGTCGTCCTCGACGACCTGAGCACGGGCGACCGGCGCAACCTCGAGGGCCTCCACGTCGAGCTGCACGAGGGCTCGATCCTCGACCGCAACGCCCTCGACCAGGTGCTGCCCGGCGCTGACTCCGTGGTCCACCTGGCGGCGCTGGTCTCCGTCCCGTGGTCGGTGGAGGACCCGTTCGACAACCACGCCCGCAACGCGACCGGCACCCTCGAGGTCCTCATGGCGGCCCGCCGGGCAGGGGTCGACCACGTCGTGGTGGCGTCCTCGGCGGCGGTCTACGGCGCCAACCCCGAGCTGCCCAAGCACGAGCGCATGGCGGTCGCGCCGATGACGCCGTACGCCGTGAGCAAGGTGGCGACGGAGGAGTACGCCATCGCGTTCGCCCACTGCTACGCCATGCGCACGATCGCGTTCCGCTTCTTCAACGTCTTCGGTCCGCTGCAGCCGGCCGACCACGCCTACGCCGCGGTGATCCCGGCCTTCGTCGACGCCGCCGTCGCCGGGCGCGCGCTCCCGCTCGAGGGAGACGGGTCACAGACGCGCGACTTCATCTACGTCGGCACGGTCGCCCGGGTGCTCGCCGAGGCGGTCCACCGCGGGGTCAGCCACCTCGAGCCGGTCAACCTCGCGCTCGGCGGCCGCACGTCGCTCAAGGAGCTGATCGCGGAGATCGAGCGGGGCCTCGGGCGTCCGGTCGAGATCGACCGCCGCCCTGCCCGCGTCGGCGACGTCCCGCACTCGCAGGCCGACGCCACGTCTCTCAAGACGCTCTTCCCCGACGTCGAGCCCGTCCCGATCGAGCAGGGCCTGCGCGAGACGGTCCAGTGGTTCCTCGACGAGGCCGCCCGGTAG
- a CDS encoding cellulase family glycosylhydrolase has translation MLDDAGRARRGAADYGPLTRFAVVAGTVIATVVATLVFLGDRTAPDPLATTPIAQAQRLAREKNLQVGMSYGGRLMFMDDAELAASLDRAVRLGAHWIRTDMIWGLIERSPGVYDWSAFDRVVDAVESRGLELLPVLLGTPPWARKQSCSGRLACPPGDVGDYADFAEAAAARYTSRGVTTWQIWNEPNIWLFWLRPRPKAYAAMLDQAAHSIRAVDPKATIVFGGLAALPPTNRVIEARAFLRAVCDLGVCKEMDVFAYHPYTYPDLASHPTRYDAPWTRIADSDDSLARILDAYGLHHVPIWITEFGAPTGGNGRASDGSIPLQAGVVDHVTEKRQAQIAFDSVATAVVTPRVKMLVWYTDVDLPDRSGKQAHYGLFRADGTPKPAWRRLKKAVRLFTR, from the coding sequence ATGCTCGACGACGCGGGCCGAGCACGGCGCGGTGCTGCGGACTACGGCCCGCTGACCCGCTTCGCGGTCGTCGCCGGGACGGTGATCGCGACGGTGGTGGCGACCCTGGTCTTCCTGGGCGACAGGACCGCGCCCGACCCCCTCGCCACGACCCCGATCGCGCAGGCCCAGCGTCTGGCTCGCGAGAAGAACCTCCAGGTCGGCATGTCCTACGGCGGCCGGCTGATGTTCATGGACGACGCCGAGCTCGCCGCGTCCCTGGACCGCGCCGTCCGCCTGGGGGCGCACTGGATCCGCACCGACATGATCTGGGGACTGATCGAGCGGTCCCCGGGGGTCTACGACTGGAGCGCGTTCGACCGCGTGGTCGACGCGGTCGAGTCCCGCGGCCTGGAGCTCCTGCCGGTCCTGCTCGGCACCCCGCCCTGGGCGCGCAAGCAGTCCTGCTCGGGCAGGCTCGCGTGCCCGCCCGGCGACGTCGGCGACTACGCGGACTTCGCCGAGGCGGCGGCCGCGCGCTACACCTCCCGCGGCGTCACGACGTGGCAGATCTGGAACGAGCCGAACATCTGGCTCTTCTGGCTGCGTCCGCGCCCCAAGGCGTACGCCGCGATGCTGGACCAGGCGGCCCACTCGATCCGGGCCGTCGACCCGAAGGCCACCATCGTCTTCGGCGGCCTCGCCGCCCTGCCTCCCACCAACCGCGTCATCGAGGCCCGGGCGTTCCTCCGGGCCGTCTGCGACCTCGGGGTCTGCAAGGAGATGGACGTCTTCGCCTACCACCCGTACACCTATCCCGACCTGGCCAGCCACCCCACCCGGTACGACGCCCCGTGGACCCGCATCGCCGACAGCGACGACTCGCTGGCCAGGATCCTGGACGCCTACGGCCTGCACCACGTGCCCATCTGGATCACCGAGTTCGGCGCCCCCACCGGCGGCAACGGCCGGGCCTCCGACGGCTCGATCCCGCTGCAGGCCGGGGTGGTCGACCACGTCACCGAGAAGCGCCAGGCCCAGATCGCCTTCGACTCCGTCGCGACCGCGGTCGTGACGCCGCGGGTGAAGATGCTGGTCTGGTACACCGACGTCGACCTGCCCGACCGCTCCGGCAAGCAGGCCCACTACGGCCTCTTCCGCGCCGACGGCACCCCCAAGCCCGCCTGGCGCCGGCTCAAGAAGGCGGTGCGCCTCTTCACCCGCTGA